From a region of the Drosophila ananassae strain 14024-0371.13 chromosome XL, ASM1763931v2, whole genome shotgun sequence genome:
- the LOC6504728 gene encoding retinoblastoma family protein — translation MSEPEPQELGAEVVSGSLVSTEDTQELTKAKYNNLCRELNIDRQTEKDGYQMFHEVSQRCSLEGEFPHWLGCALFAACRQSSTPTVIGQDAVVRGNCVSLNNLLRCCQMSIYDFKTKIKQWCDMANLPQEFVNEIEVLERRFSITFTLYKRYRSIFDQLFTCPPNEKKPSKYISLNSSRAHGKCSYIKLDDITWRLFLCAKNQKPSTTVDLVTSFNLMICCIDLIYNNVLSEKRADLINPKFEGLPANWMEQDFRHQQHCILDHFCDMTEEARAMKATTFREIISSFMQTSTIYGQRDTMLGLLANENFERNLKSLNISYEQYVLSVGEFDERILSAYDAGDHTGMNDQALRPPVTPLTRKQDLPAATAMSGDKFEPVLNATTNVKQLAAFARITEPTEFVMQAGPEVIAKLLNNLDEMQQKFLAKYTSPEAKSRFKLAKSFYFYLLDQILQAEIRNKPDIDLKRLLVQKISLDIFNITLMACCVELVLEAYKTEAYKFPWVLECLSISSFEFQKIIEIVVRHGSHGCLTRSLIKHLNSVEETCLEQLAWVSNSPLWTMISSASSPLPTSLDVNRNRTAGPLEIFLRKLYLLAWLRIQKLCSELGLCDPERIWHIFEHSITHETDLMKDRHLDQNIMCAIYIYIRVKRMEDPKFSDIMRAYRNQPQAVNSVYREVLIGVNEDGEPKVKDIIYFYNHIYVPAIKKFAIGHLSMTPDVSGGCTISSSDLLLSPHPKERAAQPKKVTQNHSLYVSQMSKNEIQQSPNQIVYRFYHSPAKELQLMNEKVRGGKRMLSFGDDPTPGTVTETKRAVRELPGHLSQIKAVMDDREKEQERELREQVEPRSAGTARAGEHET, via the exons ATGAGCGAACCCGAGCCGCAGGAGCTGGGTGCCGAGGTGGTAAGCGGATCGCTCGTCTCCACAGAGGACACCCAGGAGCTGACGAAGGCCAAGTACAACAATCTGTGCCGGGAACTGAACATAGACCGTCAAACGGAGAAGGATGGATACCAAATGTTTCATGAAGTCTCCCAGCGCTGCTCCCTGGAG GGTGAGTTCCCCCACTGGCTGGGCTGTGCACTGTTCGCCGCCTGTCGCCAATCCAGCACCCCCACTGTTATTGGCCAGGATGCAGTGGTCCGGGGCAACTGTGTCTCCCTCAACAATCTCCTGCGCTGCTGTCAAATGAG TATCTACGACTTTAAGACCAAGATAAAGCAATGGTGCGACATGGCCAACCTGCCGCAGGAGTTTGTCAACGAGATCGAGGTTCTGGAACGAAGGTTCAGCATTACCTTCACGCTGTACAAACGCTACCGCTCCATCTTTGACCAGCTATTCACCTGTCCGCCCAACGAGAAGAAGCCTTCGAAGTACAT TTCCCTGAACTCCAGCCGCGCCCACGGCAAGTGCTCGTACATCAAGCTGGACGACATCACCTGGCGGCTGTTTCTCTGCGCCAAGAACCAGAAGCCCAGCACCACGGTGGACCTGGTGACGTCCTTCAACCTGATGATCTGTTGCATCGATCTGATATACAACAACGTGCTGTCCGAGAAGCGCGCCGATCTCATCAATCCCAAATTCGAGGGCCTGCCAGCCAACTGGATGGAGCAGGACTTCCGCCACCAGCAGCACTGTATTCTGGACCACTTCTGCGATATGACCGAAGAGGCCAGAGCCATGAAGGCCACCACCTTCCGAGAGATTATATCCAGTTTCATGCAGACCTCG ACCATCTATGGACAGAGGGACACCATGCTGGGCCTGCTGGCCAATGAGAACTTCGAGCGCAATCTGAAATCGCTCAACATTAGCTACGAGCAGTATGTCCTCAGTGTCGGAGAGTTCGATGAGCGTATCCTTAGCGCCTACGACGCCGGCGACCACACCGGCATGAATGACCAAGCCCTGAGGCCGCCGGTGACGCCTCTCACCCGCAAACAGGACCTGCCGgccgcaacggcaatgtctgGCGATAAGTTCGAACCCGTCCTGAATGCCACCACCAATGTGAAGCAGCTCGCCGCCTTTGCCCGTATCACGGAACCCACGGAGTTTGTCAT GCAAGCTGGTCCGGAGGTTATCGCCAAGCTGCTGAACAACCTCGACGAGATGCAGCAGAAGTTCCTCGCCAAGTATACATCCCCGGAGGCGAAGAGCCGATTCAAGCTGGCCAAGTCCTTTTACTTCTACCTGCTGGACCAGATCCTCCAGGCGGAGATCAGGAACAAGCCGGACATCGATCTCAAGCGGCTGTTGGTGCAGAAGATCTCCCTCGACATCTTCAACATTACGCTGATGGCCTGCTGCGTGGAACTGGTGCTGGAGGCCTACAAGACGGAGGCCTACAAGTTCCCCTGGGTGCTCGAGTGTTTAAGTATTAGTTCGTTCGAGTTTCAGAAGATCATCGAGATCGTGGTGCGTCACGGCTCCCACGGCTGTCTGACTCGGTCTCTCATCAAGCACCTGAACTCCGTCGAGGAGACGTGCCTGGAGCAGCTGGCCTGGGTCAGCAACTCGCCCTTGTGGACCATGATCTCCTCGGCGTCATCGCCGCTGCCGACGTCCCTGGATGTGAACCGGAACCGTACTGCCGGCCCACTGGAGATCTTTCTGCGCAAGTTGTACTTGCTGGCTTGGCTGCGCATCCAGAAACTCTGCTCGGAGCTGGGCCTCTGCGATCCGGAGCGCATCTGGCACATCTTCGAGCACTCGATCACCCACGAGACCGATCTGATGAAGGACCGCCACCTCGATCAAAATATCATGTGTGCAATATATATCTACATTAGA GTAAAGCGAATGGAGGACCCCAAATTCAGTGACATAATGCGAGCGTATCGCAACCAACCGCAGGCGGTGAACAGCGTCTACCGGGAGGTGCTCATCGGGGTGAACGAGGATGGGGAGCCGAAGGTGAAGGATATCATTTACTTCTACAATCACATCTATGTGCCGGCGATTAAGAAATTTGCTATCGGCCATCTGAGCATGACGCCGGATGTGAGCGGCGGTTGCACGATCAGTAGCTCCGATCTGTTGCTCTCGCCCCATCCCAAGGAGCGGGCCGCCCAGCCGAAGAAGGTTACCCAAAATCACTCGCTCTATGTTTCGCAGATGTCGAAGAACGAGATCCAGCAGTCGCCTAATCAGATTGTCTACAGGTTCTACCATAGTCCGGCCAAG GAGCTGCAGCTAATGAACGAGAAGGTGCGCGGTGGCAAACGGATGCTGAGCTTCGGAGACGACCCCACACCCGGCACAGTGACGGAAACGAAGCGTGCAGTCCGGGAGCTGCCGGGACATCTAAGCCAGATCAAGGCCGTGATGGATGACCGGGAAAAGGAGCAGGAACGGGAGCTGAGGGAGCAGGTCGAGCCACGGTCCGCTGGTACGGCGAGGGCAGGAGAACATGAGACATAG
- the LOC6504726 gene encoding formin-like protein 3 produces MLFNSSFRSDSYSPRTKIQSGPKTGPVEESHIKGHRSAQWLYNWKPSRTMIGSVRATLLGLVLQILVDGLAGQQPQQFVLARPQRSLYEPLEHLGPVAPLGWNTIPSGGGLGLDSGLGLGEWSYNPIGLGHMSKDELLTLLEAWKEVEQESATTTAAPPPPPTTTRPPILILPPPSPPPPRPIIPAPAPAPAPAPLPVPQLPAGTPITVRLPAFVPIRLAAMFTPPAGGAGIAGGPDAAPAPAPDAAAADGDDLVTDDVADDDTAAAPRLFRFMSMPLNRNRAPTSPQSRQQFVVRNTLDSVDAGTAPLKQTIKPIVKAPAPKSPVAPPAAPSFRSRYGNLPPHLANARFELVPSSQIIGDWRE; encoded by the exons ATGCTTTTCAATTCCTCCTTCCGATCCGATTCCTATTCGCCCCGAACCAAAATCCAATCTGGACCAAAAACCGGCCCAGTGGAGGAGTCTCATATAAAAGGCCACCGCTCCGCCCAGTGGCTGTACAATTGGAAGCCAAGCAGAACCATGATCGGGTCAGTGCGCGCCACGTTGCTGGGCCTCGTGCTCCAGATCCTCGTCGATGGGCTGGCCGGCCAGCAGCCACAGCAGTTCGTCCTCGCGCGTCCCCAACGCTCCCTGTACGAGCCCCTGGAGCACCTGGGCCCGGTGGCGCCTCTCGGATGGAATACCATCCCGAGCGGCGGTGGATTGGGCCTGGATTCGGGCCTAGGACTGGGAGAATGGTCCTACAACCCTATTGGCCTGGGGCATATGAGCAAGGACGAGCTGCTGACCCTGTTGGAGGCGTGGAAGGAAGTGGAACAGGAATCGGCTACTACTACGGCTGCTCCTCCGCCACCGCCGACTACAACGCGACCACCAATCCTCATTCTTCCACCTCCGTCGCCCCCTCCACCCCGTCCTATTATTCCGGCCcctgctccggctccggctcctgcTCCTCTTCCAGTTCCGCAGCTACCCGCCGGAACTCCCATCACCGTTCGCCTGCCAGCTTTCGTGCCCATTCGACTGGCGGCCATGTTCACTCCCCCGGCAGGTGGGGCAGGCATAGCAGGTGGACCTGAtgctgctccagctcctgctcccgACGCCGCCGCTGCTGATGGGGATGACCTGGTCACTGATGACGTCGCCGACGATGACACCGCCGCCGCTCCCCGACTCTTCCGCTTCATGTCCATGCCGCTCAACAGGAACAGGGCTCCGACCAGTCCCCAATCCAGACAGCAGTTCGTGGTAAGGAACACACTGGACAGCGTGGATGCGGGAACTGCTCCTCTGAAGCAGACTATCAAGCCCATTGTCAAAGCACCTGCTCCCAAGTCGCCAGTAGCTCCGCCAGCAGCGCCCTCCTTCCGCTCCAG ATACGGCAACTTGCCGCCTCACCTGGCCAATGCCCGCTTCGAACTGGTGCCCTCCTCCCAAATCATCGGCGACTGGCGGGAGTAA
- the LOC6504775 gene encoding vesicle-trafficking protein SEC22b-B: protein MAQLTMIARVIDGLPLVGTMQDDEQSGRSILDYQNQAKMLFRKLGTHSPARSSIETGPYLFHYLIENDVCYLVMVDKMYSKRLAFNYLEDLAQEFHTNYGRRVNSVTRPYAFIEFDVYIQKAKKQLTDRRRNISSINTQLQDVQRIMVQNIDDVLQRGTVLAELDTKTQNLSMMSQKYKKDAKMLNRKSMYVKAAAGAAIFIVFVLYFWVL from the exons ATGGCGCAGCTAACCATGATAGCCCGGGTCATCGATGGCCTACCCCTTGTGGGCACCATGCAGGATGACGAGCAG AGCGGGCGCAGTATACTGGATTACCAGAACCAGGCCAAGATGCTCTTCCGCAAACTGGGCACTCATTCGCCAGCTCGCAGTAGCATCGAGACCGGACCCTATCTATTCCA TTACCTTATCGAGAACGATGTCTGCTATCTGGTGATGGTGGACAAGATGTACTCCAAGCGACTGGCCTTCAACTACTTGGAGGATCTGGCCCAGGAGTTCCACACCAACTACGGCAGAAGGGTCAACTCGGTGACCAGACCGTACGCCTTCATCGAGTTCGATGTGTACATACAGAAGGCCAAGAAGCAGCTGACCGACCGCAGgcgcaacatcagcagcattAATACCCAGCTCCAGGATGTCCAGCGCATCATGGTCCAAAACATAGACGATGTACTTCAACGTGGCACCGTGCTAGCAG AACTCGACACAAAAACCCAGAACCTATCGATGATGTCGCAGAAATACAAGAAGGACGCCAAGATGCTCAACCGGAAGTCGATGTACGTGAAGGCCGCTGCCGGGGCTGCTATATTCATAGTGTTCGTTCTATACTTTTGGGTTCTGTAA
- the LOC6504727 gene encoding uncharacterized protein LOC6504727 encodes MKSSKSLEVIFEVGRPRPNFQRLISFSETKPEPPPLVVRHQRSGALCRQRSSLSEVRLRCPDSMVRATIVSVNPLTGRPMAWAQTFHRSLNPRFVPPHRNLQRRPKTMDLQMERMMTQLEVSHKDEHIDVIYRRPKNSTKKMSTKKEIKEDEEKLKEQEEKLEIKEKKVVDKGEKLEEKVEKKGGKREEKTEKETLEEEVEVILIKSKVQCFDKATSMSSFCIPIESSRSFLDKTTSMSNMCLLSQDNVPLHSCRSFVILPKPTTRAPEGQRIKEELNRMITQYGLSVGQLAKKLQIIKGEQLAAEKVSQPEPEINIKKIPKPAPGIELKLVPPTELSAIVPWSTTDSEQDENRVEDSLSSSEPVSTSPPNNGSGYSCAYESDDTRKPEQDLKKLYPNPIEQAVAKAEEPTNSFPDSGQTSDCQDPDLCSAAVLSAAFARSHKMFERLARESLKMAPPTAPKPPNPGRLQAAGGKQKK; translated from the coding sequence ATGAAGAGTTCCAAGTCCTTGGAAGTTATCTTTGAAGTGGGCCGGCCTCGTCCCAACTTCCAAAGACTGATATCCTTCAGTGAGACAAAGCCAGAGCCGCCGCCGCTGGTCGTCCGCCACCAGAGATCGGGTGCCCTCTGCCGGCAGAGATCCTCCTTGAGCGAGGTGCGCTTGCGCTGCCCGGACTCCATGGTCCGGGCCACCATTGTGAGCGTCAACCCGCTGACCGGCCGGCCCATGGCCTGGGCGCAGACCTTCCACCGATCCCTCAACCCAAGGTTCGTGCCGCCGCACAGGAACTTGCAGCGGCGTCCCAAGACCATGGACTTACAAATGGAGCGCATGATGACCCAGCTGGAAGTCTCCCACAAAGATGAGCACATTGATGTCATCTACAGGAGACCAAAGAACAGTACGAAAAAGATGTCAACGAAGAAGGAGATAAAGGAAGATGAGGAGAAGCtgaaggagcaggaggagaaGCTGGAGATTAAAGAGAAGAAGGTAGTAGATAAGGGAGAGAAGTTAGAGGAGAAAGTAGAGAAGAAAGGAGGGAAAAGGGAAGAGAAAACGGAAAAGGAAACACTGGAGGAGGAAGTGGAGGTGATCCTAATTAAGTCCAAGGTGCAGTGCTTCGACAAGGCCACCTCCATGAGCAGCTTTTGTATTCCGATAGAGTCTTCCCGCTCCTTTCTGGACAAGACGACCTCCATGTCCAACATGTGCCTACTCTCCCAGGATAATGTCCCCCTCCACAGTTGTCGCAGCTTCGTCATACTGCCCAAACCGACCACTAGAGCTCCCGAGGGCCAAAGAATTAAGGAGGAACTGAATCGCATGATCACCCAGTACGGATTGTCGGTCGGacagttggccaaaaagctTCAGATTATTAAAGGAGAACAACTTGCTGCAGAGAAGGTGAGCCAACCGGAGCcggaaataaatataaaaaagatcCCAAAGCCAGCACCAGGAATAGAGCTGAAACTGGTGCCGCCGACAGAGTTGTCGGCCATCGTGCCCTGGAGCACCACCGACTCTGAACAGGACGAAAATCGCGTCGAGGATAGCCTTAGTTCTAGTGAGCCAGTTTCCACTAGTCCGCCCAATAACGGCTCTGGCTACTCCTGTGCATACGAGAGCGATGACACCAGAAAACCGGAGCAAGATCTCAAGAAGCTGTATCCAAACCCGATCGAACAGGCGGTGGCTAAAGCGGAGGAGCCCACGAATAGTTTCCCGGATTCTGGCCAGACCAGCGACTGCCAGGACCCAGATCTTTGCTCGGCGGCTGTTCTTTCCGCAGCTTTTGCCCGGAGCCACAAGATGTTCGAGCGCCTTGCCAGGGAGTCCTTGAAAATGGCGCCTCCAACGGCCCCAAAGCCACCAAATCCGGGGCGCCTCCAAGCTGCAGGTggcaagcaaaaaaaatag